The Solidesulfovibrio sp. genome has a window encoding:
- a CDS encoding 4Fe-4S dicluster domain-containing protein has translation MAIAAGACGATRGEHLSRPPNDGQGVFAPDKGRGVAMEKKSDKDVKDARRELRVYKMKNIMRIAMVEGETACTNDYVRPTEKCTGCMSCMAVCALSHEGRSSSEFSGIRIGHHTNEWTLREKEQMLDHAICRHCPGIPPCDEVCPKHAHFRSDKLGAVLIDHDACIRCRACVKACPYHACWYSKELDKIVKCDLCHDHDDNPRCIGQCPSLVLKLEKAV, from the coding sequence ATGGCTATTGCCGCCGGCGCCTGTGGCGCGACACGGGGGGAACATCTCTCCCGGCCACCGAATGACGGGCAAGGCGTCTTTGCGCCGGACAAAGGAAGAGGTGTCGCGATGGAAAAGAAAAGTGATAAAGACGTGAAAGATGCCAGGCGCGAGTTGCGCGTCTATAAAATGAAGAATATCATGCGGATAGCTATGGTTGAAGGAGAAACGGCCTGCACCAACGATTACGTCAGGCCAACCGAAAAATGTACAGGCTGCATGTCCTGCATGGCGGTGTGCGCGCTTTCGCATGAAGGACGCAGTTCCTCGGAATTCTCCGGGATAAGAATCGGCCACCACACGAACGAGTGGACCCTTCGCGAAAAGGAACAAATGCTTGACCACGCGATATGCCGGCATTGTCCTGGCATACCGCCATGCGATGAGGTCTGCCCGAAGCACGCCCATTTTCGCAGCGACAAGCTGGGTGCCGTTTTGATTGACCATGATGCCTGCATTCGCTGCCGCGCCTGTGTGAAGGCATGCCCATATCATGCTTGCTGGTATTCGAAGGAGCTTGATAAGATCGTGAAATGCGACCTGTGCCACGATCATGACGATAATCCCCGGTGCATCGGGCAGTGCCCCTCTTTGGTGCTCAAGCTTGAGAAGGCAGTCTAG
- a CDS encoding NHLP bacteriocin system secretion protein: MAPGLFREKALARISSPEQLDQLLRMSSPAIWLALAALAGLFGCALVWGFYGSLPTKVAGQGILLRSSGMFTVTAQSSGEVKNLYFVKGGNVRRGQVLAQIAQPALADKVEDARSVLAGLKEKYRLTKHFGGEDTRLNLEVLTDKRQALDADIGNLRKQISWYEERIKAMTPYVKDGTISKLQLFEYDSDRAAGLENLAKKENERKKIESQLLELKNKIDQQLVDLENQITVAQNSLHAAMLDLKTNAVVVSPHEGRVVEVGVNVGSVVAPGSTIATLERTEDEGTHLEALLYFSPEQGQRIKPGMVVQVSPNTARQERYGSMLALVTKVSPYPSTQAELDRALQNPALVRQLMDSGLKFGVDCVLVPDHATTSGYKWSSSNGPDFTIEPGTLCSASVVIERQQPISLILPLLNKYVLGQGLRQPDSQP, encoded by the coding sequence ATGGCGCCCGGACTGTTCAGAGAAAAAGCCCTTGCCCGGATAAGCTCCCCCGAGCAACTCGACCAACTGCTGCGCATGTCCTCGCCGGCCATCTGGCTGGCCCTGGCGGCCCTGGCGGGCCTGTTCGGCTGCGCCCTGGTCTGGGGATTCTACGGCTCCCTGCCGACCAAGGTCGCCGGGCAGGGCATATTGCTGCGCAGTTCCGGCATGTTTACCGTGACGGCCCAAAGCTCCGGCGAGGTCAAGAACCTGTATTTCGTCAAGGGCGGGAACGTGCGCCGAGGCCAGGTGCTGGCCCAGATCGCCCAGCCCGCCCTCGCGGACAAGGTGGAGGATGCCCGGTCCGTGCTGGCCGGGCTCAAGGAGAAGTACCGGCTGACCAAGCACTTCGGCGGCGAGGACACCCGCCTCAACCTGGAAGTGCTGACGGACAAACGACAAGCCCTGGATGCGGACATCGGAAATCTGCGAAAGCAGATCTCCTGGTACGAGGAACGCATCAAGGCAATGACCCCGTATGTCAAAGACGGGACCATCTCCAAGTTGCAACTGTTCGAATACGACAGCGACCGGGCCGCCGGCCTGGAGAATCTCGCCAAAAAGGAAAACGAGCGCAAGAAAATCGAAAGCCAGCTCCTGGAACTGAAAAACAAAATCGACCAGCAATTGGTTGACTTGGAAAACCAAATCACCGTGGCCCAAAACAGCCTGCATGCGGCCATGCTCGATTTGAAGACAAACGCCGTCGTCGTGAGCCCCCACGAAGGGCGGGTGGTGGAGGTCGGCGTGAATGTCGGCTCCGTCGTCGCCCCGGGTTCGACCATCGCCACCCTCGAACGCACCGAGGACGAAGGCACGCACCTCGAGGCCCTGCTCTACTTCAGTCCGGAGCAAGGGCAGCGGATCAAGCCCGGCATGGTCGTGCAGGTGTCCCCGAACACGGCCAGGCAGGAACGCTACGGCAGCATGCTCGCCCTGGTGACCAAGGTCTCGCCCTACCCGTCCACCCAGGCCGAACTGGACAGGGCCTTGCAAAACCCGGCGCTGGTGCGGCAACTCATGGACTCGGGCCTCAAATTCGGGGTCGACTGCGTCCTCGTACCCGACCACGCGACCACCAGCGGCTACAAGTGGTCCTCGTCCAACGGGCCGGATTTCACCATCGAGCCGGGCACCTTGTGCTCGGCCTCGGTCGTCATCGAACGGCAGCAGCCAATCTCCCTGATCCTCCCCCTGTTGAACAAATACGTCCTGGGCCAGGGCCTGCGACAACCGGACAGCCAGCCATGA
- a CDS encoding NHLP family bacteriocin export ABC transporter peptidase/permease/ATPase subunit, translating into MTMTTRRRNKRVKTPTVLQMEATECGCACLAMILAYYGRLVPLEILRRETGVSRDGSNAANLLRAAQGYGLEAAGYRLEIEDLKDYPLPMVLYWGFNHFVVFEGIKGRTAFLNDPASGPKKVPLAEFDTLFTGIALTFVPGPKFTPGGKKANLYESLTRRLAASKQKLGLVVLAGTLVTLTSILGPTFTVVFLDHILGQNMKEWMPPLLWAMALTAAAATAAIFIQQTLLLRLQTGMTLAGSGKFFWHLLRLPVDFFNQRYPGDVSSRVQLNDKVATLLTGPLATAAVGVVTMLLYTVVMCNYSWQLTCIGVAAALANLTALRLVSTRRTDANRRLQQDMGKLMGVTMNGLQMIETLKATGSESDHFAKWAGYQAKVGNTGQELNRTSQMLSVVPGLLATLNQMLLLCLGGAFIIDGKLTIGMLTSFQGLSGNFMGPVNQMVNLGGQFQTVRADLERLDDVLRNPQDPALAAMGVANDATGECPSKLAGSFEMRDVTFGYSPLAPPLIRDFNLKVAPGARVALVGASGSGKSTIAKLGAGLYAPWSGEVLYDGKPASSVPKRVMTNSVASVDQSIFLFIGTVRDNLTMWDETLAEEDMIRAARDACIHDDVAARPDGYGSRVEKAGANFSGGQRQRLEIARALTVNPTLLFLDEATSALDPLTEQHMGRAIRRRGCSCVVIAHRLSAIRDCDEILVLDRGRVVQRGTHEDLVAVDGPYQDLVKNQ; encoded by the coding sequence ATGACGATGACGACCCGGCGTCGCAATAAAAGGGTCAAGACCCCGACCGTCCTCCAGATGGAGGCCACGGAGTGCGGCTGCGCCTGCCTGGCCATGATCCTGGCCTATTACGGCCGCCTGGTGCCCCTGGAGATCCTGCGCCGGGAAACGGGCGTCTCCCGCGACGGCAGCAACGCCGCCAACCTGCTCCGGGCGGCGCAGGGCTACGGCCTCGAAGCTGCGGGCTACCGCCTGGAAATCGAGGATCTCAAGGACTACCCCCTGCCGATGGTGCTCTACTGGGGGTTCAATCACTTCGTGGTGTTCGAGGGCATCAAGGGCCGGACGGCCTTTCTCAACGACCCGGCCTCGGGACCGAAAAAGGTGCCCCTGGCGGAATTCGATACGCTTTTTACCGGCATCGCCCTGACCTTCGTGCCTGGCCCCAAGTTTACCCCCGGCGGGAAAAAAGCCAACCTTTACGAAAGCCTGACCCGTCGCCTGGCCGCCTCGAAGCAAAAGCTGGGCCTCGTTGTCCTGGCCGGGACGCTGGTGACGCTGACGAGCATCCTGGGCCCCACCTTCACGGTTGTCTTCCTCGATCACATCCTGGGCCAAAACATGAAGGAATGGATGCCGCCGCTGTTGTGGGCCATGGCCTTGACGGCGGCGGCGGCCACCGCGGCGATTTTTATCCAGCAAACACTGCTGCTGCGTCTGCAAACGGGCATGACCCTGGCCGGTTCCGGGAAATTCTTCTGGCATCTCCTGCGCCTGCCGGTGGATTTTTTCAACCAGCGCTATCCGGGAGATGTCAGCAGCCGCGTCCAGCTCAACGACAAGGTGGCAACGCTCCTCACCGGCCCGCTGGCCACGGCCGCGGTCGGCGTCGTGACCATGCTCTTGTACACCGTGGTCATGTGCAACTACAGTTGGCAACTCACCTGCATCGGCGTGGCGGCCGCCCTGGCCAACTTGACGGCCCTGCGCCTCGTTTCGACCAGGCGCACCGACGCCAACCGCCGCCTGCAACAGGATATGGGCAAGCTCATGGGCGTGACCATGAACGGCTTGCAGATGATCGAAACCCTCAAGGCCACGGGCTCGGAATCCGATCATTTCGCCAAGTGGGCCGGGTATCAGGCCAAGGTGGGCAACACCGGCCAGGAACTCAACCGGACCTCCCAAATGCTCTCGGTGGTCCCGGGGCTGCTCGCCACCCTCAACCAGATGCTGCTGCTGTGCCTCGGGGGGGCGTTTATCATCGACGGGAAGCTGACCATCGGCATGCTGACCTCCTTCCAGGGGCTTTCGGGCAACTTCATGGGCCCGGTCAACCAGATGGTCAACCTGGGCGGCCAGTTCCAGACCGTGCGGGCCGACCTGGAGCGCCTGGACGACGTACTCCGCAACCCTCAGGACCCGGCCCTGGCCGCCATGGGCGTAGCAAACGATGCGACCGGCGAGTGCCCGAGCAAGCTGGCCGGCTCCTTCGAGATGCGCGACGTGACCTTCGGCTACAGCCCGCTTGCGCCGCCGCTCATCAGGGACTTCAACCTGAAGGTGGCTCCCGGGGCCAGGGTGGCCCTGGTCGGCGCCAGCGGCTCGGGCAAATCCACCATCGCCAAGCTTGGCGCCGGCCTGTACGCCCCCTGGTCCGGCGAGGTCCTCTACGACGGCAAGCCGGCAAGCTCCGTCCCCAAACGGGTGATGACCAATTCCGTGGCCTCGGTGGACCAGAGCATCTTCCTTTTCATCGGCACCGTGCGGGACAACCTGACCATGTGGGACGAAACCCTGGCCGAAGAGGACATGATCCGGGCCGCCAGGGACGCCTGCATCCACGACGACGTGGCCGCCCGGCCGGACGGCTACGGGAGCCGGGTGGAGAAAGCCGGGGCCAATTTCAGCGGAGGGCAGCGCCAGCGCCTTGAAATCGCCCGCGCCCTGACCGTGAACCCCACGCTCCTGTTTCTGGACGAAGCCACCAGCGCCCTGGACCCCCTGACGGAACAGCACATGGGCAGGGCCATTCGGCGCCGGGGCTGCTCCTGCGTGGTCATCGCCCACCGGCTTTCCGCCATACGGGATTGCGACGAGATCCTGGTGCTCGACCGCGGCCGGGTGGTCCAGCGCGGCACCCATGAGGACCTCGTGGCCGTCGACGGTCCGTACCAGGACTTGGTCAAAAACCAATGA
- a CDS encoding NHLP bacteriocin export ABC transporter permease/ATPase subunit translates to MPMSRELPLVQDGVPLCVRVAGASLDLFLVRSGNGGATGQRHFLFTANLGDTLCGLPPEVSEDWRFAAVGEPDSRASRVEAFGPADIDNWLANLTAALIGRPTLTAKTQLLVTGQNTRHPAGTRLTVAGELVWVCLRQGCATFLDAGPGFFQVPNGTYLPLVGRAWITVVKEAQLETLSTADLLAQGLLAGALSAFYHRLVAGLESNLADMEHSDRQRLAAMARCDRRHLDGALAKVVSVLHPGKDLALEAAGADDPLLAACRLVAKASRISLAEGMARGQTGEPMDRVHAWAEASGFRVRRVTLDKAWFRHDCGPLLVFRGDSLAPAAALPRGASHYDLYDPVSGRVTALDAATASGLSGGACMFYTPFPDRPLGSLDLLAFALRGQRLDLLTILCAGALAALLGLVAPVLTATVIDTAIPNADLGMLTQVGGLILVCALAAAAFELAKGIALLRLEGRVDARIQSAVTDRLLALPTAFFKRFSSGDLANRCLGINAIHAMVSGMTANAVLAAIFALFNLALLFAYDWQLALVANAFVLANMVLTGLICGFAVNRQREHTALCGRKQGMELEYLTGIAKLRLTGAEPRAFCAWTDLLAQSATLGYRSGAAFNVVSAVNAAFPTLTSMALFFFFFRYRLESLELGQFLSFYAAFAGFQVAMIQLVSVLSRTMEVIPLYERAKPILLATPEVDSTKTKPKALRGEIEVSHVVFRYEPAGRAILADISLRIAPGEFVALVGDSGAGKSTLLRLLLGFEMPQAGTISYDGQDLRELDVRAVRRRLGVVLQDDKPSAGSLYDNIAGSASIGLDEAWEAARLVGLEDDIKAMPMGMQTVIPPGGAGFSGGQIQRLLIARALVRRPHILFFDEATSALDNKTQALVAQSIAALKVTRVVIAHRLSTVMAADRIYALRQGQVAESGTFEELMAKEGFFHALAMRQIA, encoded by the coding sequence ATGCCGATGTCGCGCGAACTGCCCCTTGTCCAGGATGGCGTACCCCTCTGCGTCCGGGTGGCCGGCGCGAGCCTGGACCTGTTCCTCGTCCGGTCCGGCAACGGCGGGGCAACCGGGCAGCGGCATTTCCTTTTCACGGCCAACCTCGGCGACACCCTGTGCGGCCTGCCGCCCGAAGTGTCCGAGGACTGGCGGTTTGCGGCCGTGGGGGAGCCGGACAGCCGGGCGTCCAGGGTCGAGGCGTTCGGGCCCGCGGACATCGACAACTGGCTGGCCAACCTGACCGCCGCCCTGATCGGCCGCCCCACCCTGACCGCCAAAACCCAACTGCTCGTCACCGGCCAAAACACCCGTCACCCGGCCGGCACCCGGCTGACCGTCGCCGGCGAACTGGTCTGGGTCTGCCTGCGCCAAGGCTGCGCCACCTTTCTGGACGCCGGGCCGGGTTTTTTCCAGGTGCCGAACGGAACATACCTCCCGCTGGTCGGCCGGGCCTGGATCACCGTGGTTAAGGAGGCGCAGTTGGAGACCCTCTCCACCGCAGACCTCCTGGCCCAGGGACTTCTGGCCGGGGCCTTGTCGGCGTTTTACCATCGCTTGGTGGCGGGGCTGGAAAGCAATCTGGCGGACATGGAGCACAGCGACCGGCAACGACTGGCAGCCATGGCCCGGTGTGACCGACGCCATCTCGACGGAGCGCTGGCCAAGGTTGTCTCGGTATTACATCCAGGCAAGGACCTCGCCCTCGAGGCGGCCGGAGCCGACGACCCGCTTTTGGCCGCTTGCCGGCTGGTAGCCAAGGCTTCACGCATTTCCCTGGCCGAGGGAATGGCTCGTGGCCAGACGGGCGAGCCGATGGACCGGGTGCATGCCTGGGCCGAGGCCTCCGGTTTCCGGGTGCGCCGGGTCACCCTCGACAAGGCCTGGTTCAGGCACGACTGCGGCCCGCTGCTGGTCTTTCGCGGCGACTCCCTGGCCCCGGCGGCGGCCTTGCCCCGGGGGGCCAGCCACTATGATTTGTATGATCCGGTCAGCGGCCGTGTGACCGCCCTGGACGCGGCCACGGCCAGCGGGCTGTCCGGCGGGGCCTGCATGTTCTACACGCCGTTTCCCGACCGGCCCCTTGGCAGCCTGGACCTGCTGGCCTTCGCCCTGCGCGGGCAGCGCCTGGACCTGCTCACGATCCTTTGCGCCGGCGCCCTGGCGGCATTGCTCGGGCTTGTCGCCCCCGTCCTGACCGCCACGGTGATCGATACCGCCATCCCCAACGCCGATCTGGGCATGCTGACCCAGGTCGGCGGGCTGATCCTGGTCTGCGCCCTGGCGGCGGCCGCCTTCGAACTGGCCAAGGGCATCGCCTTGCTGCGGCTGGAGGGCAGGGTCGACGCCCGGATCCAGTCGGCGGTCACCGACCGGCTGCTGGCCCTGCCCACGGCGTTTTTCAAAAGGTTTTCCTCGGGCGACCTGGCCAACCGCTGCCTGGGCATCAACGCCATCCACGCCATGGTCTCCGGCATGACGGCCAACGCCGTGCTGGCCGCCATCTTCGCCCTGTTCAACCTGGCCCTGCTGTTTGCCTACGACTGGCAACTCGCCCTTGTGGCCAACGCCTTCGTGCTGGCCAACATGGTGCTGACTGGCCTGATCTGCGGATTCGCCGTGAACAGGCAACGCGAACACACCGCGCTGTGCGGCCGCAAGCAGGGCATGGAACTGGAATACCTCACCGGCATCGCCAAGCTGCGCCTGACCGGCGCGGAACCCCGGGCCTTTTGCGCCTGGACCGATCTGCTCGCCCAAAGCGCGACCCTGGGCTACCGGTCCGGCGCGGCCTTCAACGTGGTTTCCGCGGTCAACGCCGCCTTCCCCACCCTGACGTCGATGGCGCTGTTCTTCTTTTTTTTCCGCTACCGGCTGGAATCCCTGGAACTGGGCCAATTCCTGTCCTTCTACGCCGCGTTCGCCGGGTTCCAGGTCGCCATGATCCAGCTGGTTTCCGTGCTGTCGCGCACCATGGAGGTCATTCCCCTGTACGAACGGGCCAAGCCGATTCTGCTGGCCACGCCGGAGGTCGATTCCACCAAGACCAAACCCAAGGCCTTGCGGGGGGAAATCGAGGTCAGCCATGTGGTGTTTCGCTACGAACCCGCCGGCCGGGCCATCCTGGCCGACATCAGCCTGCGCATCGCCCCGGGCGAGTTCGTGGCCCTGGTCGGCGATTCCGGGGCCGGCAAATCCACCTTGCTGCGGCTGCTGCTCGGCTTTGAAATGCCGCAGGCGGGCACGATCTCCTACGATGGCCAGGACCTGCGCGAACTCGACGTGCGGGCCGTGCGCCGGCGACTCGGCGTGGTGCTCCAGGACGACAAGCCCAGTGCCGGCAGCCTGTATGACAACATCGCCGGTTCCGCCAGCATCGGCCTGGACGAGGCCTGGGAGGCGGCCAGGCTCGTCGGCCTGGAAGACGACATCAAAGCCATGCCCATGGGCATGCAGACCGTGATTCCCCCGGGCGGGGCCGGCTTTTCCGGCGGCCAGATCCAGCGGCTGCTCATCGCCCGGGCCTTGGTCAGACGGCCGCACATCCTCTTTTTCGACGAGGCCACCAGCGCCCTGGACAACAAAACGCAGGCGCTGGTGGCCCAAAGCATCGCCGCCCTCAAGGTCACGCGCGTGGTCATCGCCCACCGGCTCTCCACGGTCATGGCCGCCGACCGGATCTACGCCCTGCGCCAGGGGCAGGTGGCCGAATCCGGGACATTCGAGGAACTGATGGCAAAGGAAGGTTTTTTCCATGCATTGGCCATGCGCCAGATCGCGTAG
- a CDS encoding ABC transporter substrate-binding protein yields MHWPCARSRSRMASWGRILFLAVALSWAAPVAAGPSPRDVMGARELIVAAIGNWEGPNRLAWQGLVLAAEEINRTGGLLGKPVALRRNDVPDDVRQAVKQARDIADDPATALAVLDSSRSLTLPVSTVLAFHGIPTFLTGASTPFTEVNLPHLFRLSPSDTDEMRYLAAFCVRKGLRRITIIVAHGDTSTLDANTFETEARAAGLEVAVRLECERDASEGELRQVLAGVKNDRTFDALFYAGPASQALKLLRAAVAQGIEQPVIGGSRWDTPELTLAADSLRTSVYLATPFAPDRKAQRFSAAYRQAYGESPDVHAAVNYNALLLYAQAVRRCGSANPDRLLDTLYGAFHWDGPFGPVRINKHGAIIFPRLYIKRFIKGGVGLITFAAPNLEHWH; encoded by the coding sequence ATGCATTGGCCATGCGCCAGATCGCGTAGCCGGATGGCGTCCTGGGGCCGGATCCTGTTTCTGGCCGTGGCCCTCTCATGGGCCGCTCCCGTGGCCGCCGGCCCGAGCCCCCGCGACGTCATGGGCGCCAGGGAGCTGATCGTGGCGGCCATCGGCAATTGGGAGGGGCCCAATCGCCTGGCCTGGCAGGGGCTTGTCCTGGCGGCCGAGGAAATCAACCGGACCGGCGGCCTCCTTGGCAAGCCCGTCGCGCTACGGCGCAACGACGTGCCGGACGACGTACGCCAGGCCGTCAAACAAGCCCGGGACATCGCCGACGACCCAGCGACCGCCTTGGCCGTCCTGGACTCCTCGCGAAGCCTGACCTTGCCGGTGTCCACGGTCCTGGCCTTTCATGGCATCCCGACCTTCCTCACCGGAGCATCGACGCCCTTTACCGAGGTCAACCTGCCCCACCTGTTTCGCTTAAGCCCCAGCGATACCGATGAGATGCGCTACCTGGCCGCGTTTTGCGTTCGCAAGGGCCTGCGGCGCATCACGATCATCGTGGCCCACGGCGACACTTCCACGCTCGACGCCAACACCTTCGAGACCGAGGCCAGGGCCGCGGGGCTGGAGGTCGCGGTGCGCCTGGAATGCGAACGGGACGCCAGCGAGGGGGAGCTGCGCCAGGTCTTGGCCGGCGTCAAAAACGACCGCACCTTCGACGCCCTCTTCTACGCCGGCCCGGCAAGCCAGGCCCTGAAACTGCTCCGGGCGGCGGTGGCGCAGGGGATCGAACAACCAGTTATCGGCGGCTCCCGATGGGATACCCCGGAATTGACCCTCGCGGCGGACTCGCTTCGGACGTCCGTCTACCTCGCCACCCCGTTCGCGCCGGATCGCAAGGCCCAACGCTTCAGCGCCGCCTATCGCCAGGCGTATGGCGAATCCCCGGACGTCCATGCGGCCGTGAACTACAACGCCCTGCTGCTCTATGCCCAGGCCGTACGTCGTTGCGGTTCCGCCAACCCGGACCGGCTGCTGGACACCCTCTACGGCGCATTTCACTGGGACGGGCCGTTCGGCCCGGTGCGCATCAACAAGCACGGCGCAATCATTTTCCCCAGGCTCTACATCAAGCGCTTCATCAAGGGAGGCGTCGGCCTGATCACCTTTGCCGCGCCGAATCTGGAGCACTGGCACTGA
- a CDS encoding radical SAM/SPASM domain-containing protein codes for MFGYYTIESNGQRCYCNVTLCECHTFDYDGNTYVFDVQKMTAHTIPARLAGLIERLRANPGLLLPEAVMEALQALGLVPDDAAAAPATAPPAEPDATSGDPEFPVTNIALFLAQECNMRCVYCYGDAGTFGGEGLMDEATALRAVDWLVAHSGKAPRISIGFFGGEPLLNFPLMRVVVAYARQQAAKAGKTIGFTITTNASLLTDASIAFIREEQIDPLISFDGPPEIQNRQRPFKDGRGSYDTVTANIAKLQQAYPHLTARATLCDGAAPRLIKKELQRLGFASYLIIPVSPAIGQGPGQDAPGKALAADLPARMLAFNRQEAEELLVAIRERALKKGSLPMVLGSMNVLLTGVKQHHGCGIGKTMAGVTISGDVYPCHRFAGLTEKRQGKLSAYEPREPNDYHLAFVDNLPECRGCWARYHCGGGCFYHNLASTGDMRRPDQAVCRERRASFESLIHVFCQLSEEERAYAREMLRVPNEEARQA; via the coding sequence ATGTTCGGATATTATACGATAGAGAGCAACGGCCAACGTTGCTACTGCAATGTCACCCTCTGCGAATGCCATACATTCGACTATGACGGAAACACCTATGTTTTCGACGTGCAAAAGATGACGGCCCACACGATCCCGGCCAGGCTTGCCGGCCTGATCGAGCGGTTGCGCGCGAACCCGGGCCTGCTGCTCCCTGAAGCGGTCATGGAGGCCTTGCAGGCACTGGGACTTGTGCCCGACGATGCGGCGGCAGCCCCGGCGACGGCCCCGCCGGCCGAACCGGATGCCACGTCGGGCGACCCCGAATTTCCGGTCACGAACATCGCCTTGTTTCTGGCCCAGGAATGCAACATGCGGTGCGTGTACTGCTACGGCGACGCCGGAACGTTTGGGGGCGAAGGACTGATGGACGAAGCCACGGCCTTGCGGGCCGTCGACTGGCTGGTGGCGCATTCCGGGAAGGCGCCGCGAATCAGCATCGGTTTTTTCGGCGGCGAACCGCTGCTCAATTTCCCCCTCATGCGCGTCGTGGTGGCCTACGCCAGGCAACAGGCGGCCAAAGCCGGCAAGACGATAGGATTTACCATAACCACCAACGCCTCTCTATTGACCGATGCAAGCATTGCCTTCATCCGGGAGGAACAGATCGATCCGCTGATCAGCTTCGACGGCCCACCGGAAATACAAAATCGCCAGCGGCCCTTCAAGGACGGCCGCGGCTCCTACGACACCGTGACGGCAAACATCGCGAAGCTCCAGCAAGCCTATCCCCATCTGACGGCCAGGGCCACGCTGTGCGACGGCGCCGCCCCCCGCCTGATCAAAAAGGAATTGCAGCGCCTCGGTTTTGCTTCCTACCTCATCATCCCGGTCTCGCCGGCCATTGGCCAAGGCCCCGGCCAGGACGCCCCGGGGAAGGCCTTGGCCGCAGACTTGCCGGCGCGCATGCTGGCCTTCAATCGCCAGGAGGCCGAAGAACTGCTGGTCGCCATACGGGAGCGCGCGCTCAAAAAGGGCAGCCTGCCCATGGTTCTGGGGAGCATGAACGTCCTGCTGACCGGGGTAAAGCAGCATCATGGCTGCGGCATCGGCAAAACCATGGCCGGCGTCACCATAAGCGGCGATGTCTATCCCTGCCACCGCTTCGCGGGCCTCACGGAAAAGCGCCAGGGCAAGCTCTCGGCGTACGAACCCCGGGAACCGAACGACTACCACCTGGCCTTTGTCGACAACCTGCCCGAGTGCCGCGGCTGTTGGGCTCGCTACCACTGCGGCGGCGGGTGTTTCTATCATAATCTGGCATCGACCGGGGACATGCGCCGACCCGACCAGGCGGTGTGCCGGGAACGTCGGGCGAGTTTCGAAAGCCTGATCCATGTGTTTTGTCAACTGAGCGAGGAGGAGAGGGCCTATGCCAGGGAAATGCTGCGTGTGCCCAACGAGGAGGCGCGGCAGGCATAA
- a CDS encoding NHLP leader peptide family RiPP precursor → MAKKEQGTKIGEIIAKAWADEAFKQRLLADTATVLAEEGIEIPTGVTVKAVENTNTCFHLVIPPKQPPAALDMSELAAIAAGGSSRIITCDYTEGDRCYK, encoded by the coding sequence ATGGCCAAGAAAGAGCAAGGGACAAAGATCGGGGAGATCATCGCCAAGGCCTGGGCCGACGAAGCCTTCAAACAACGCCTGCTGGCGGATACGGCCACGGTGCTTGCGGAGGAAGGGATCGAGATCCCGACGGGGGTCACCGTCAAGGCCGTCGAAAATACGAATACCTGCTTCCATTTGGTGATCCCGCCGAAACAACCGCCGGCAGCCTTGGATATGTCGGAACTGGCGGCTATTGCCGCAGGCGGCTCAAGCCGTATTATTACGTGTGATTACACTGAGGGAGACAGATGCTATAAATGA
- a CDS encoding NHLP leader peptide family RiPP precursor produces the protein MITLRETDAINDASAIKRWIDHSVFRRRRVTMTTKEQGMKIGEIIAKAWADEAFKQRLLADAATVLTEEGIAIPQGMTVKAVENTDTIFHLVIPPKTATAQLDVSQLASIAGGGYCYPETPGCTARPGHKDGEFVC, from the coding sequence GTGATTACACTGAGGGAGACAGATGCTATAAATGATGCTTCTGCCATAAAACGCTGGATCGATCATTCTGTTTTCAGAAGGAGAAGAGTGACCATGACCACGAAAGAGCAAGGGATGAAGATCGGGGAGATCATCGCCAAGGCCTGGGCCGATGAGGCCTTCAAACAACGCCTGCTGGCGGATGCGGCCACGGTGCTCACGGAAGAGGGAATCGCCATCCCGCAAGGGATGACGGTCAAGGCTGTTGAAAATACGGACACCATTTTCCATTTGGTGATCCCGCCGAAAACGGCCACTGCGCAATTGGATGTTTCCCAACTTGCGTCCATTGCAGGGGGTGGTTATTGCTACCCGGAGACACCGGGCTGCACAGCCAGACCCGGACACAAGGATGGTGAATTCGTCTGTTAA